Genomic segment of Leopardus geoffroyi isolate Oge1 chromosome B2, O.geoffroyi_Oge1_pat1.0, whole genome shotgun sequence:
gttgattttctgtcttcttggtcctttctcctccctggCCCTGGACCAATAATCTATTCCATTAAGATCTCCGTTCATCTTTGTATGATCAGCCCGCTTTGAGGCCATCTCTCCCTGCATAAATGCTTTAACACTGCATTCAGTCCATTGCTCacttctaagaaaatatttcagcaaCCACACTTGGTTTTTAAAATCGTTACCAGACAGCCATAATTCACTCAACCTCACAGCCAAGatcttctctcccttttattACTTGTTTCCCCAATGTGCATAGAGATGGTGAAGGCAGAAGTTCTCACGTTTTTCCTTACTCAAAAGAAGACCTCTTTAAAAACTGAGCTAGACTTTTAAGTGGACATTTTATGGGTGACCAAACAAATATCAACTTGCATTTACTTAAATGATCCATGTCAGGATGTCATTCCACATTTTTACCCCACATGATTCCTTCCCAAATAGAACTACCTCATACCTCTTCGCAGTTCTTCATTCACATTCCTGGCTGCACAGAGTGGGTTTTGGTGTTTTCGTGCTCTGTCACGATGCTTAAAGTCTTGCATCTTGTGCATCTaccttggattcttttttttattttatttttttttaaattttttttttcaacgtttatttatttttgggacagagagagacagagcatgaacgggggaggggcagagagagagggagacacagaatcggaaacaggctccaggctctgagccatcagcccagagcctgacgcggggctcgaacccacggaccgcgagatcgtgacctggctgaagtcggacgcttaaccgactgcgccacccaggtgcccctctaccttGGATTCTTAAGCAGGGGACAATCAGGCCCGAACTGGAATTGGATGCCCTTCACCCTTGGagcctgattttaaaaatacatctgccCTGAGCCTGGCTCTGCGGTCAAACTCCGCTTATATCCTGGCTGCTTAGGCATCTTCTGGGACCTTTACCCTGACACCTTCAGAGAGCTTTCCGTGTGGTCTAGCGGCGAttctggggagacagagacaccaaGAAAGGCAGTCTGCCTGTCAAGAAGCTCGCACAAGTTACTGAGCACAGGGGCTTATGCATGAATGTCAGTTTTCCCCTGGATACCTTAGGGATCTGACCCCAATTTGCCATCTCTTTTGAAGCTGACTcctctattctttctctctttgagcAGAAACTAGCCTATTACTCCAAAATGCAGGAAGCCCAAGACTGCAACGCCAGCCCCAGCAACAGCAGCGGCAGCTCCTCCTTTTCCAGCCAAACTCCAGCCAgcataaaagaggaagaaggcagcCCAGAGAAAGAGCGCCCACCAGAGGCAGAGTACATCAACTCCCGCTGcgtcctcttcacctatttccaGGGAGACATCAGCTCCGTGGTGGATGAGCACTTCAGCAGAGCCCTGAGCCAGCCTAGCAGCTATTCCCCAAGCTGTACAAGCAGCAAAGCACCCAGGAGCTCGGGGCCCTGGCGGGGTGAGTAAAGGGCCCTCTTCTAGGGGCAAATAGAGAGACCTCTCAGCCTGGGGCCCAGCCACAGAGGCTCGAGGGAAGGCAGCTGAATGAATCCTAGGTGTCAGAGGAGTTGAGGATGGGCATGTGGGGAGAGtaagtaaaaggaaggaagaaagacctcTCCTTGCAGAGGCAGAGCGGAGTAGAGCAGCGACCTAGAAAAACCACCAGCCTTGGAATTGGGAGTCCTGGGTTTCCGTGCTGGCTCCACCAACTTCCTAGcaacatgaccttgggcaagtctcttaaccTCTTTGAGGTCACTCTATTTACTGGTCTCTAAAATTAGAATGATACCTGCCCTCTTAACTATCCCTGGAGATGGCTGTTCAGCAAACAGAAAACTGTGTGTAAATGTGCTGCGGAAATGTGAGGTTTCCAACACTCTCCCAAGCCCTGAGGGAGATCTGCATCTACAACAACTTACAGGGCACTTGTAAGTTCCTGATAATTTGCCCAGAGAAAAAAGTCTTAGACCCTACTGTCAGCAAAACCTGCTGAAGAATGTCTCCTAAACCGTCCGTATGCTTTTTGCCAGGTTTGAATTCCTTAGGAAATTTTGAAGCAGAAAAtgtctttcagaaagaaaattaaagtaccaaagaaataaaaatttaggtaCAGCTGAAACATCTCTAAGGATTTTTGCCAAACACACCCCCCTCTTTATTCTACCCTTCTCATAAAGCACTGCTTTCTCTAGCCTGGGACAATGATTTATTGGACAAATCAACTAAATCTCCCTTCCATTCTGAAATCTCAATCTCCTTTAATTTCCAGGACAAGGAAACAAACTTTCTCACTAAACTTAATTCTTGTTGTGTACCGAGCTGAGAAACGAAGACTTTGCTGTAAAAAGGAACACAAGTATTACATTTTATGGGGAAATGACAACCCccaccctccctttttttcttaagagtgtCTGACAGTGTGTGCAAGCCTTGCCTAGATAAGACCCCAAATCATGAGTTTTGAACACAGaacattctttttattctccAGTTGCCTAAATATTTTTGACAGGAAGACAGTTCACCACttagaatgcatttttaatttttaattctttagaaTGTTCTGCAGATGCCTTCCCCAGAGGAGATGCTCAGTACAGTTCCCTAGGATtaaatctttctttccctccccttccactAAAGGCAACACATTTGACCTAAATGCTGTTCTCTTAAAAATGCCTCCAGGCACTAGGGTCAACAGTGATACtggcaataataattattattcctGGCGTCCACACTTTAAcgaacaaatattattaattaaaacgTAAAAGATCTGTCCCTTTGTGTCCCTCTGCAAATAATACAGCTGCCCTTTTAGTAAGTGTAGTTTACTCTTTTGCTTGagttcttggaaaaaaaatatttgaaagaaggTTTCTAGAAAGGAGGCTAATAATAGCAAGACTTCGAAATATGTCGATGGACTTCCAGTCTATCAGAGGCCCTGGAGGGGCACATTTTCTGGAGCTGGGGAGGGTGAAACGCGAGAGGGGGTAGTGAAATCTCTAGGCTGCCGACCAAGAGTGGGAAGAAGTATCTTTAGCTAGGGGAGAGAGAGGCTGCGGGTTGGGAATGGGAGGCCGTGTCTGCCCCGGAGCCGCCGAGGCAGCGCAGCCCGCAGTGGAGGAAGCTCCCAGCGCCCCAAAACTGGAACTGCAGAGGGGAATCTCACcgctctgcctctcccagcctgTTCTGGGGTTTCCGCGCTGGAAACGCGTCTGCGAAATCCGAGGAAGCCGCCCTCCTTCCCAAAGAGTTTCTCCCATTTTGCGGTGCCTCGACCTCGAATTCGCAGGGTGCATCCGCCTCCGAAAGACGCCGCCCCCGTGGGCGGGCAGCGGGTCGGCTCCCGGCCGCGGCTCGCCCGCACTTTGCCCGCCTGGCGCGTTCAGCGCTCCCGCTTCCATCTACCTGTGGTGACGcgctcctctcttcctttcctcccctccgcCTCGCCTGCCTGCAGACGGCTCCTTCCCGATGAGCCAGCGCAGCTTCCCCGCCTCCTTCTGGAACAGCGCGTACCAGGCTCCGGTGCCCGCGCCGCTGGGCAGCCCGCTGGCCACCGCGCACTCGGAGTTGCCCTTCGCCGCCGCCGACCCCTACTCGCCCGCCGCGCTGCACGGCCACCTGCACCAGGGCGCGGCCGAGCCCTGGCACCACGCGCACCCGCACCACGCGCATCCGCACCACCCCTACGCCCTGGGCGGCGCCCTCGGCGCCCAGGCCGCCGCCTACCCGCGGCCCGCCGCCGTGCACGAGGTCTACGCGCCGCACTTCGACCCGCGCTACGGGCCGCTGCTGATGCCGGCAGCCTCGGGGCGCCCGGCCCGCCTCGCGCCCGCGCCGGCGCCCGCGCCCGGCAGCCCGCCCTGCGAGCTCTCCGCCAAGGGCGAGCCGACCGGCGCAGCGTGGGCCGCGCCCGGGGGACCCTTCGCGAGCCCCGCGGGGGACGTGGCCCAGGGTCTGGGACTCAGCGTGGACTCAGGTAAGCGGGAGAGGGACCTTGGCCTCCCCGGACCCCTCCTGCCCTGTGTCCGACCCTGGGTTGAGCCCCGGACCTCCCTTAGTTCTCCTTGGAGACCCCAGTGACCTTGTGGCCCAGGGGTCTGCATGGCAGGGTTGTGCTTCAGTAAACAGATGGCCCAGTGTCATCGCTGTGGGCAGAATGAGAAAGTaggctttcccctcccccccaaattaaatttaagtaaataaataagtaataaataaatttgtt
This window contains:
- the VGLL2 gene encoding transcription cofactor vestigial-like protein 2 isoform X5, which translates into the protein MQEAQDCNASPSNSSGSSSFSSQTPASIKEEEGSPEKERPPEAEYINSRCVLFTYFQGDISSVVDEHFSRALSQPSSYSPSCTSSKAPRSSGPWRDGSFPMSQRSFPASFWNSAYQAPVPAPLGSPLATAHSELPFAAADPYSPAALHGHLHQGAAEPWHHAHPHHAHPHHPYALGGALGAQAAAYPRPAAVHEVYAPHFDPRYGPLLMPAASGRPARLAPAPAPAPGSPPCELSAKGEPTGAAWAAPGGPFASPAGDVAQGLGLSVDSGLQPQDKSKDLYWF
- the VGLL2 gene encoding transcription cofactor vestigial-like protein 2 isoform X4; its protein translation is MSCLDVMYQVYGPPQPYFAAAYTPYHQKLAYYSKMQEAQDCNASPSNSSGSSSFSSQTPASIKEEEGSPEKERPPEAEYINSRCVLFTYFQGDISSVVDEHFSRALSQPSSYSPSCTSSKAPRSSGPWRDGSFPMSQRSFPASFWNSAYQAPVPAPLGSPLATAHSELPFAAADPYSPAALHGHLHQGAAEPWHHAHPHHAHPHHPYALGGALGAQAAAYPRPAAVHEVYAPHFDPRYGPLLMPAASGRPARLAPAPAPAPGSPPCELSAKGEPTGAAWAAPGGPFASPAGDVAQGLGLSVDSARRYSLCGASLLS
- the VGLL2 gene encoding transcription cofactor vestigial-like protein 2 isoform X2 → MRAPSFRGTIRRGSCELNCLLRVCRTPDSSVLGKGSCDQRSRRENQTLVSKKLAYYSKMQEAQDCNASPSNSSGSSSFSSQTPASIKEEEGSPEKERPPEAEYINSRCVLFTYFQGDISSVVDEHFSRALSQPSSYSPSCTSSKAPRSSGPWRDGSFPMSQRSFPASFWNSAYQAPVPAPLGSPLATAHSELPFAAADPYSPAALHGHLHQGAAEPWHHAHPHHAHPHHPYALGGALGAQAAAYPRPAAVHEVYAPHFDPRYGPLLMPAASGRPARLAPAPAPAPGSPPCELSAKGEPTGAAWAAPGGPFASPAGDVAQGLGLSVDSARRYSLCGASLLS
- the VGLL2 gene encoding transcription cofactor vestigial-like protein 2 isoform X3 is translated as MSCLDVMYQVYGPPQPYFAAAYTPYHQKLAYYSKMQEAQDCNASPSNSSGSSSFSSQTPASIKEEEGSPEKERPPEAEYINSRCVLFTYFQGDISSVVDEHFSRALSQPSSYSPSCTSSKAPRSSGPWRDGSFPMSQRSFPASFWNSAYQAPVPAPLGSPLATAHSELPFAAADPYSPAALHGHLHQGAAEPWHHAHPHHAHPHHPYALGGALGAQAAAYPRPAAVHEVYAPHFDPRYGPLLMPAASGRPARLAPAPAPAPGSPPCELSAKGEPTGAAWAAPGGPFASPAGDVAQGLGLSVDSGLQPQDKSKDLYWF
- the VGLL2 gene encoding transcription cofactor vestigial-like protein 2 isoform X1; translation: MRAPSFRGTIRRGSCELNCLLRVCRTPDSSVLGKGSCDQRSRRENQTLVSKKLAYYSKMQEAQDCNASPSNSSGSSSFSSQTPASIKEEEGSPEKERPPEAEYINSRCVLFTYFQGDISSVVDEHFSRALSQPSSYSPSCTSSKAPRSSGPWRDGSFPMSQRSFPASFWNSAYQAPVPAPLGSPLATAHSELPFAAADPYSPAALHGHLHQGAAEPWHHAHPHHAHPHHPYALGGALGAQAAAYPRPAAVHEVYAPHFDPRYGPLLMPAASGRPARLAPAPAPAPGSPPCELSAKGEPTGAAWAAPGGPFASPAGDVAQGLGLSVDSGLQPQDKSKDLYWF